Proteins encoded together in one Amblyomma americanum isolate KBUSLIRL-KWMA chromosome 1, ASM5285725v1, whole genome shotgun sequence window:
- the LOC144113892 gene encoding peptide deformylase, mitochondrial-like, which translates to MKMMFKKLLTSCFRYVSKLKDYGVTTNPTPPYEFMCQVGDPVLRARAEPVDPVKVTSAEVQKIIAVMKNVMVNSHSVGISAPQVGCPLRIIMMEFPSKYMKLAEKDEAKTRLYQVFPLKIFINPIMEITNSQKIVLPEGCESVRGFTADVPRYYEVKVSGLNQYGEVHEWQTHGWPARIIQHEMDHLEGSLFIDFMDPRTFNFNYWHLIKKLPKSRLR; encoded by the exons ATGAAAATGATGTTTAAGAAACTTCTTACATCTTGTTTTCGATACGTTAGCAAACTGAAAGATTACGGTGTTACCACAAATCCTACCCCACCTTACGAATTCATGTGTCAGGTTGGAGATCCTGTCTTACGAGCCCGCGCAGAGCCGGTCGACCCGGTGAAGGTCACTAGCGCCGAAGTTCAGAAG ATAATTGCTGTGATGAAGAACGTCATGGTCAATTCTCATTCAGTAGGCATATCAGCACCTCAGGTGGGCTGTCCACTAAGGATCATAATGATGGAGTTCCCTAGCAAATACATGAAGCTTGCAGAGAAGGATGAAGCAAAGACACGTCTGTATCAGGTTTTTCCACTTAAG ATCTTTATCAATCCCATTATGGAAATTACTAACAGCCAAAAGATTGTGCTTCCTGAAGGATGTGAGAGTGTTCGAGGTTTCACAGCAGATGTGCCAAGATACTACGAAGTGAAAGTGTCAG GTCTCAACCAGTACGGGGAGGTTCATGAGTGGCAGACACATGGATGGCCTGCCAGAATCATTCAGCATGAGATGGATCACCTTGAAGGCAGTCTCTTCATTGATTTCATGGACCCCCGAACATTTAATTTCAACTACTGGCATTTGATTAAGAAGCTGCCCAAGTCAAGATTAAGGTGA
- the LOC144113885 gene encoding uncharacterized protein LOC144113885, whose translation MPLSRLSSASRRRSRSATMSVHYKLCWHEEIVYKFKLEWPPDSADILHHEQGIIESIVQMSREGQCPSSLSTAEFAVNIQLSEWKLSGLIFFEKDGVTYEPYHHQFLLRIQKKHVDLPPTAQMAPSVSSSEGLSTDSSLPTPLEQEPPLSDEARRKIRLPAHNRQKKLSDTRAALRGQSKRDLLRTTPYEVQSSFRQVRPSYSRRKLTISRYNIPDPIYRAILQAVNASEQVQDGTIIILDNTILRDGMGPRAIDQFGRCLAPASTEGSGILHTLKRCVSGVLGKISNWIS comes from the exons ATG CCGCTGAGCCGGCTGAGCTCTGCAAGCAGACGACGGTCAAGAAGCGCAACAATGAGCGTTCATTACAAACTTTGTTGGCATGAAGAGATCGTGTACAAGTTCAAACTTGAATG GCCGCCTGACAGCGCCGACATATTGCACCACGAACAG GGTATTATTGAGTCCATAGTACAGATGTCACGCGAGGGACAATGCCCTTCGAGTCTTTCCACGGCAGAATTTGCCGTAAACATTC AACTGTCCGAGTGGAAGCTGAGTGGGCTAATATTCTTCGAGAAAGACGGGGTGACGTACGAACCCTACCATCACCAGTTTCTGCTGCGCATCCAGAAAAAGCACGTCGATCTGCCACCTACAGCACAGATGGCCCCCAGCGTCTCGAGTAGTGAAG GACTCTCAACTGACAGCTCCCTGCCGACGCCATTGGAGCAGGAACCGCCGCTGAGTGATGAGGCGAGACGCAAAATCAGGCTGCCTGCACACAACCGCCAGAAAAAGCTTTCGGATACACGCGCAGCTTTACGCGGACAGTCCAAGCGTGACCTGCTGCGCACAACGCCGTACGAAGTTCAGAGCAGCTTCCGTCAAGTG AGGCCAAGTTATTCCAGGCGCAAACTCACCATCAGCAGATACAACATACCCGACCCAATCTACAGAGCGATTCTTCAAGCTGTGAACGCCTCGGAACAAGTGCAAGATGGCACCATCATCATCCTCGACAATACCATTCTCCGAGATGGTATGGGGCCTAGGGCCATTGATCAGTTCGGCCGCTGTCTTGCTCCAGCATCCACAGAAGGCAGTGGAATACTGCACACATTGAAAAG GTGCGTTTCGGGAGTTCTTGGCAAGATATCAAACTGGATTTCATAA
- the LOC144113898 gene encoding uncharacterized protein LOC144113898 produces MKMMFKKLLTSCFRYVSKLKDYGVTTNPTPPYEFMCQVGDPVLRARAEPVDPVKVTSAEVQKHSVIFYLVILLHNVDSKVPSLVPLLQNTMPRLDALKMVYRGIHDTSWSLQQ; encoded by the exons ATGAAAATGATGTTTAAGAAACTTCTTACATCTTGTTTTCGATACGTTAGCAAACTGAAAGATTACGGTGTTACCACAAATCCTACCCCACCTTACGAATTCATGTGTCAGGTTGGAGATCCTGTCTTACGAGCCCGCGCAGAGCCGGTCGACCCGGTGAAGGTCACTAGCGCCGAAGTTCAGAAG CATAGTGTCATCTTCTACCTGGTGATCCTGCTGCACAATGTGGACTCCAAGGTCCCGAGCCTGGTTCCTTTACTTCAA AACACCATGCCAAGGCTGGATGCTCTGAAGATGGTCTACCGTGGCATTCACGACACCTCTTGGAGCCTACAGCAGTGA
- the LOC144113884 gene encoding uncharacterized protein LOC144113884 → MPLSRLSSASRRRSRSATMSVHYKLCWHEEIVYKFKLEWPPDSADILHHEQGIIESIVQMSREGQCPSSLSTAEFAVNIQLSEWKLSGLIFFEKDGVTYEPYHHQFLLRIQKKHVDLPPTAQMAPSVSSSEGLSTDSSLPTPLEQEPPLSDEARRKIRLPAHNRQKKLSDTRAALRGQSKRDLLRTTPYEVQSSFRQVRPSYSRRKLTISRYNIPDPIYRAILQAVNASEQVQDGTIIILDNTILRDGMGPRAIDQFGRCLAPASTEGSGILHTLKRCVSGVLGKISNWIS, encoded by the exons ATG CCGCTGAGCCGGCTGAGCTCTGCAAGCAGACGACGGTCAAGAAGCGCAACAATGAGCGTTCATTACAAACTTTGTTGGCATGAAGAGATCGTGTACAAGTTCAAACTTGAATG GCCGCCTGACAGCGCCGACATATTGCACCACGAACAG GGTATTATTGAGTCCATAGTACAGATGTCACGCGAGGGACAATGCCCTTCGAGTCTTTCCACGGCAGAATTTGCCGTAAACATTC AACTGTCCGAGTGGAAGCTGAGTGGGCTAATATTCTTCGAGAAAGACGGGGTGACGTACGAACCCTACCATCACCAGTTTCTGCTGCGCATCCAGAAAAAGCACGTCGATCTGCCACCTACAGCACAGATGGCCCCCAGCGTCTCGAGTAGTGAAG GACTCTCAACTGACAGCTCCCTGCCGACGCCATTGGAGCAGGAACCGCCGCTGAGTGATGAGGCGAGACGCAAAATCAGGCTGCCTGCACACAACCGCCAGAAAAAGCTTTCGGATACACGCGCAGCTTTACGCGGACAGTCCAAGCGTGACCTGCTGCGCACAACGCCGTACGAAGTTCAGAGCAGCTTCCGTCAAGTG AGGCCAAGTTATTCCAGGCGCAAACTCACCATCAGCAGATACAACATACCCGACCCAATCTACAGAGCGATTCTTCAAGCTGTGAACGCCTCGGAACAAGTGCAAGATGGCACCATCATCATCCTCGACAATACCATTCTCCGAGATGGTATGGGGCCTAGGGCCATTGATCAGTTCGGCCGCTGTCTTGCTCCAGCATCCACAGAAGGCAGTGGAATACTGCACACATTGAAAAG